In Nitrosophilus labii, the following proteins share a genomic window:
- a CDS encoding cytochrome c3 family protein, with protein sequence MHFKQKLLLIPILFITILINWGCATSQSVNDQTKKEIKSSAEAKQLKKQENIAQESKVVEPKKSEPPPQVVKQEVKKGNQPFFEPNLLSSEEIIHPPYEWGDCSVCHTDKNPDKSKNATLIMDLPDLCYQCHDKNLKEGKKFIHGPVAAGACTACHNPHKSKNKRLLVASNINELCTSCHTAKGEFLHKTQNIHPPVQDQCINCHDPHTENYEFQLKADGKKDLCLMCHADKEILITTAKNRHGAINRARGCQECHDPHGTGQPKMIKAATVKDLCLNCHNETLKRDEDGAKLINMAKHLAENPDWHGPIQWGDCAMCHNPHGSNNFRMLKKPFPPTFYANFDKNNYICFECHEPKKIMESKTTEYTNFRNGDVNLHYVHVNKKKGRTCRACHDFHGTKDYPHHLRKKTKFGKINFPIRYIETPTGGSCAPACHARRYYDREKPIVNTK encoded by the coding sequence CAACTTCACAAAGCGTTAACGACCAAACAAAAAAAGAGATAAAAAGTTCGGCCGAGGCAAAACAGCTAAAAAAACAAGAAAATATAGCCCAAGAGAGTAAAGTGGTTGAGCCAAAAAAGAGTGAACCTCCACCACAAGTTGTTAAGCAAGAGGTCAAAAAGGGTAATCAACCCTTTTTTGAACCAAATCTTTTATCTTCCGAAGAGATTATCCACCCTCCGTATGAGTGGGGAGATTGTAGTGTTTGTCATACGGACAAAAATCCAGATAAGAGTAAAAATGCTACTTTAATTATGGATCTACCCGATCTTTGTTATCAGTGTCACGACAAAAATTTAAAAGAGGGTAAAAAGTTTATACACGGCCCGGTTGCAGCCGGAGCCTGTACAGCTTGTCACAATCCGCATAAATCAAAAAATAAAAGATTATTGGTAGCTTCTAATATAAATGAACTTTGTACATCATGTCATACAGCAAAAGGTGAATTTTTACATAAAACGCAAAATATCCACCCACCAGTACAGGATCAGTGTATCAACTGTCACGATCCTCATACGGAAAATTACGAATTTCAGCTAAAAGCAGACGGTAAAAAAGATCTATGCCTTATGTGTCACGCAGATAAAGAGATACTTATAACTACGGCTAAAAACAGACACGGAGCGATCAATAGAGCTAGAGGGTGTCAAGAGTGCCACGATCCTCATGGAACCGGACAACCAAAAATGATTAAAGCTGCAACCGTAAAAGATCTTTGCTTAAATTGTCATAACGAAACATTAAAAAGAGACGAGGACGGTGCAAAACTTATAAACATGGCAAAACATCTAGCCGAAAATCCCGACTGGCACGGTCCTATACAGTGGGGGGATTGCGCTATGTGTCACAATCCACACGGTAGCAACAATTTTAGAATGCTAAAAAAGCCTTTCCCTCCAACTTTTTATGCTAATTTTGATAAAAATAACTACATCTGTTTTGAGTGTCACGAACCTAAAAAGATTATGGAGTCAAAAACTACCGAATACACTAACTTTAGGAACGGCGACGTCAACTTGCACTACGTTCACGTCAATAAGAAAAAAGGTAGAACCTGTCGCGCTTGTCACGATTTTCACGGCACAAAAGATTATCCTCACCACTTAAGAAAGAAGACAAAATTTGGAAAGATAAATTTCCCTATAAGATATATCGAAACACCGACGGGAGGTTCATGTGCACCAGCTTGTCACGCAAGAAGGTATTATGATAGAGAAAAACCTATCGTTAACACTAAGTAG